The following are encoded in a window of Prochlorococcus marinus str. MIT 1013 genomic DNA:
- a CDS encoding isoprenyl transferase, producing the protein MTYPSVISTDNSRKVSPLPKDLDRLRMPDHIAVIMDGNGRWAKARGLPRTIGHTAGVEALKTTLHLCSNWGIGALTVYAFSTENWSRPSEEVNFLMTLFESVLKRELTNLKLEEVKINFLGDLDPLPIALKDLIKESVESTSDNKGIHFNVCTNYGGRRELVRAAQKLAERSVKGELDPSLIDENVFASELFTASEVDPDLLIRTSGEKRISNFLLWQLAYAEIHITDVLWPDFNSDTLAKALLDYQSRRRRFGGV; encoded by the coding sequence TTGACTTACCCTTCTGTAATAAGCACTGATAATTCTAGAAAGGTATCCCCATTACCTAAAGATTTGGATCGTCTTCGTATGCCTGATCACATTGCGGTAATTATGGATGGAAATGGTAGGTGGGCAAAAGCAAGGGGTTTGCCAAGAACTATTGGACATACAGCTGGTGTTGAGGCTCTAAAAACTACTTTGCATTTATGTAGTAATTGGGGAATAGGAGCATTAACTGTTTATGCCTTCTCAACTGAAAATTGGTCAAGACCTAGTGAAGAAGTAAATTTCTTAATGACACTTTTTGAAAGTGTTCTTAAGCGTGAATTGACTAATTTAAAACTCGAAGAAGTTAAAATTAATTTCTTGGGTGATCTTGACCCATTACCTATTGCATTAAAGGACTTAATAAAAGAGTCGGTTGAATCAACTTCAGATAATAAGGGTATTCATTTTAATGTTTGTACTAATTATGGGGGACGAAGGGAATTAGTACGAGCTGCTCAAAAGTTGGCAGAACGTTCGGTTAAAGGGGAATTAGATCCTTCTTTGATAGATGAAAATGTATTTGCTTCTGAATTATTTACAGCTAGTGAGGTCGATCCAGACTTATTGATTAGAACTAGTGGTGAAAAAAGAATAAGTAATTTTCTTTTGTGGCAATTAGCTTATGCTGAGATTCACATCACCGATGTATTATGGCCTGATTTTAATTCTGATACACTTGCTAAGGCATTACTTGACTATCAATCTAGAAGAAGGAGATTTGGAGGTGTATAA
- a CDS encoding rhodanese-related sulfurtransferase translates to MKTEDSLKKFKYKVAAFYKFITIFDQEILLIKEELTKIATNQEIKGTILLASEGVNGTVCGTENAIVQFIEILEKLLKVSNINVKYSWTEKQAFRRFKARQKKEIVTIGLKQVNPAKSVGKYIKSCEWNEFLEDPDSVVIDTRNEYEIKIGNFAGALNPHTSSFREFPAWVQKHLKPLFKENPSLKIGMYCTGGIRCEKATSYLIDEGFSDVHHLEGGILKYLEDVSPEKSLWEGECFVFDQRVSLDHDLSPGSHTMCHACGLPISPEDLKKPTYIKGLQCEACVNKFTDSDRGRFAERQRQIDEIMERLPENSIWPVS, encoded by the coding sequence ATGAAAACAGAGGATAGCCTCAAGAAATTCAAATATAAAGTTGCTGCGTTTTACAAGTTTATAACGATTTTTGATCAAGAAATTCTTTTAATCAAAGAAGAACTAACGAAGATAGCAACGAATCAGGAAATAAAAGGCACTATTTTATTAGCTTCTGAAGGTGTTAACGGTACGGTTTGTGGAACTGAAAATGCGATAGTTCAATTCATTGAAATCTTGGAGAAACTTTTAAAGGTATCGAATATTAATGTCAAATATAGTTGGACCGAAAAGCAGGCATTTAGACGCTTTAAAGCTCGTCAGAAAAAAGAAATTGTCACGATTGGGCTAAAACAAGTTAATCCTGCTAAATCTGTAGGTAAATATATAAAAAGCTGTGAATGGAATGAGTTCCTAGAAGATCCTGATAGTGTAGTTATTGATACTCGTAATGAGTATGAAATAAAAATTGGAAATTTTGCGGGAGCTCTAAATCCACACACAAGCTCATTTCGTGAATTTCCTGCATGGGTTCAAAAGCATTTAAAACCCTTATTCAAGGAGAATCCATCTTTGAAAATAGGGATGTATTGTACGGGAGGCATAAGATGCGAAAAAGCTACTTCTTATTTGATAGATGAAGGCTTTTCCGATGTACATCATCTTGAAGGTGGAATTCTGAAATATCTAGAAGATGTTTCTCCTGAGAAGAGTTTATGGGAAGGTGAGTGCTTTGTTTTTGATCAACGTGTCTCTTTAGATCATGACCTCTCACCAGGTTCACACACGATGTGTCATGCTTGTGGACTGCCTATCTCCCCTGAGGATTTAAAAAAGCCAACCTATATTAAAGGCTTACAATGTGAGGCTTGTGTGAATAAATTTACAGATAGTGATAGAGGAAGATTTGCAGAAAGACAGCGTCAAATTGATGAAATAATGGAACGTCTACCTGAAAATTCTATATGGCCAGTCTCATGA
- the psbP gene encoding photosystem II reaction center PsbP gives MIKFFRTSLKSLLAIALILTLGACSTGGAAGLEPFKSQDGRYGFLFPTGWTRVAVDNGPEVVFHDLINSDETLSLVISKLENEVDLDALGGADAVGERLFGEKNRNNPIQLIDASEREVDERKFYDLEYSIDLEEKSRHEIATVVVDRGYLYTLAASTNEQRWSKMQDTFKRVVSSFTFFI, from the coding sequence ATGATCAAATTTTTTCGAACATCTCTTAAATCCCTTTTAGCTATAGCGTTGATCTTGACGCTCGGAGCTTGCTCTACAGGGGGGGCGGCTGGGTTGGAACCTTTTAAAAGTCAAGATGGGCGATATGGTTTTCTTTTTCCAACAGGGTGGACGAGAGTGGCTGTCGATAATGGGCCAGAGGTTGTTTTTCATGACTTGATCAACTCCGATGAAACTCTCAGTCTTGTAATTTCTAAATTGGAAAATGAAGTGGATTTAGATGCTTTGGGTGGGGCGGATGCTGTAGGGGAAAGACTTTTTGGTGAAAAGAATAGGAATAACCCTATTCAATTAATTGATGCTTCAGAGAGGGAAGTTGATGAACGCAAATTCTATGATCTTGAATACTCTATTGATTTAGAAGAAAAGAGTAGGCACGAAATCGCTACTGTCGTCGTGGATAGAGGTTATTTATATACACTTGCTGCTAGTACTAATGAACAACGCTGGTCAAAAATGCAAGACACTTTTAAAAGAGTAGTTAGTTCTTTCACCTTTTTCATATAA
- the cdaA gene encoding diadenylate cyclase CdaA produces MNFWWLINLRVLLDVLFASSLGVLLFTRVKEQRTLWLLRGYLFLVSLAWFVQRFANLPITSKLVDALVLACSLSLAILWQGELRRLMELLGTGRLAVILGNTQKEFRASSNTFAQLTEAAGRLSQNRKGALIVVDMGSDLRPEDFLFPGVPIDAQLSSELLLNLFAADTPLHDGAVLVKGNRIISAGVILPLSRQGISRYGTRHLAALGITERFDRCICVVVSEESGTLSLASQGRLERPITSSRLLDLLKELLDPSNASGSKSTSINSSLKTTSSNIETKVAQSRVNLGKNNDSKESLN; encoded by the coding sequence GTGAATTTCTGGTGGCTTATAAACTTGCGTGTTCTCCTAGATGTATTGTTTGCTTCTTCTCTTGGAGTGCTTCTTTTTACAAGAGTTAAAGAACAAAGGACATTATGGCTTTTAAGGGGTTATCTATTTTTAGTTTCACTAGCTTGGTTTGTTCAAAGGTTTGCAAATTTACCAATTACTTCAAAACTTGTTGATGCCTTGGTTTTAGCTTGCTCATTATCTTTAGCAATTTTATGGCAAGGAGAATTAAGGAGATTAATGGAATTATTAGGCACTGGAAGATTGGCTGTAATTCTTGGAAATACTCAAAAAGAATTCAGGGCAAGTTCTAATACTTTTGCTCAATTAACTGAAGCTGCAGGTCGCTTATCACAAAATAGAAAAGGAGCATTAATTGTTGTTGATATGGGCAGTGACTTACGCCCTGAAGATTTCTTATTTCCTGGGGTTCCAATTGATGCTCAACTATCGTCTGAATTGTTACTAAATCTTTTTGCAGCTGATACCCCTCTACATGATGGAGCTGTTTTGGTAAAGGGAAATAGAATTATTTCAGCAGGGGTTATTTTGCCTCTTTCAAGACAAGGAATCAGTAGATACGGAACAAGGCATTTGGCAGCCCTCGGGATAACTGAACGATTTGATCGATGTATTTGTGTAGTGGTTTCAGAAGAATCAGGGACCTTATCCTTAGCTAGTCAAGGACGACTCGAAAGACCAATTACAAGCAGTCGATTACTTGACCTTTTGAAAGAATTGTTGGATCCTTCAAATGCATCTGGATCTAAGTCCACCAGCATTAATTCTTCATTGAAAACAACTTCCTCTAATATTGAGACTAAAGTTGCTCAATCAAGAGTTAATCTTGGGAAAAATAATGACAGCAAGGAGTCTTTGAATTGA
- the recR gene encoding recombination mediator RecR: MSGFTKPLSKLIDQFEQLPGIGPRTAQRLALHILRQPEDKIRLFSEALVNAKSQVGQCKKCFHLTAGELCEICLNKERNQDLICVVSESRDLLALERTREYKGIYHVIGGLISPMDGIAPEMLEISSLIRRVDKENIKEVILALTPSIEGDTTSLYVGRLLKPFTKVTRIAYGLPVGSELEYADEVTLSRALEGRRDLD, translated from the coding sequence CTGAGCGGCTTCACTAAACCATTATCTAAATTAATTGATCAGTTTGAGCAATTACCTGGTATCGGCCCCAGAACTGCTCAAAGATTAGCTCTTCATATTTTACGTCAGCCAGAAGACAAAATAAGATTGTTTTCAGAAGCTCTAGTTAATGCGAAAAGTCAAGTAGGTCAATGCAAGAAGTGTTTTCATTTAACTGCAGGAGAACTATGCGAAATTTGTTTAAACAAAGAAAGAAATCAAGATCTCATTTGCGTTGTTTCCGAGTCAAGAGATTTACTTGCACTTGAGCGAACTCGCGAGTACAAAGGGATTTATCATGTTATTGGTGGACTGATTTCTCCTATGGATGGCATTGCACCAGAGATGCTTGAAATATCAAGTCTTATCAGAAGAGTGGATAAAGAAAATATAAAAGAAGTCATACTTGCCTTAACTCCAAGTATTGAAGGGGATACTACGAGTCTTTATGTTGGCAGATTATTAAAACCTTTCACGAAAGTCACTCGTATTGCTTATGGACTTCCCGTTGGAAGTGAGTTGGAATATGCCGATGAGGTAACACTTTCGCGTGCTTTAGAAGGACGTAGAGATTTAGATTAA
- the lipA gene encoding lipoyl synthase — translation MTTTTRKTTKYSRFLPEERLPNWIKPSIGNASQLEKVQKLVKENRLHTICEEGRCPNRGECYAAGTATFLLGGSICTRSCAFCQVEKGKSPEKVNLFEAEKVAKAVQVLSLKYVVLTAVARDDLADHGASLFTTTMEAIRSLNPSVAIEVLTPDFWGGNNKDNNKKQRERLKLVLSADPICFNHNLETVKRLQREVRRGATYEHSLNLLKSAREIDPKIPTKSGIMLGLGEKFHEIIQTLKDLREVDCQYITIGQYLRPSLAHIPVSHYWSPTKFNDFAEIAKRLGFKKVNSGPLVRSSYHANDTLDLVS, via the coding sequence ATGACCACAACCACAAGAAAAACAACAAAATATAGTAGATTCCTTCCAGAAGAACGTTTGCCTAATTGGATCAAACCATCCATAGGGAACGCATCTCAACTAGAAAAAGTTCAAAAGCTAGTAAAGGAAAATAGATTACATACAATTTGTGAGGAAGGTAGATGTCCAAACAGAGGTGAATGTTACGCCGCTGGTACGGCTACTTTTTTATTAGGTGGCTCAATCTGTACAAGGAGCTGTGCATTCTGCCAAGTAGAGAAAGGAAAGTCACCCGAGAAAGTAAATCTTTTTGAAGCAGAAAAAGTTGCAAAGGCTGTTCAAGTCTTATCACTCAAGTATGTGGTACTAACCGCAGTCGCAAGAGATGATTTAGCTGATCACGGCGCAAGTCTATTCACGACAACAATGGAAGCAATTAGATCATTGAATCCTAGTGTCGCGATAGAGGTACTAACACCAGATTTCTGGGGTGGAAACAACAAGGACAATAACAAAAAACAAAGAGAGCGACTTAAGCTAGTTCTCTCGGCTGATCCTATTTGCTTCAACCATAATCTCGAGACTGTCAAGAGACTTCAAAGAGAAGTCAGGAGAGGAGCTACTTACGAACATTCTCTAAACCTTCTTAAATCTGCAAGGGAAATTGATCCAAAGATTCCTACAAAATCAGGAATAATGCTTGGACTAGGAGAAAAATTTCATGAAATAATTCAAACTCTTAAAGACCTAAGAGAAGTCGACTGCCAATATATAACTATCGGTCAATATTTACGACCTTCACTTGCTCATATTCCAGTTTCTCATTACTGGTCTCCTACAAAATTCAATGATTTTGCAGAAATAGCAAAGAGATTAGGTTTTAAAAAAGTAAACAGCGGTCCATTAGTAAGAAGCAGTTACCATGCGAATGACACCTTAGATTTAGTCTCCTAA
- the rimI gene encoding ribosomal protein S18-alanine N-acetyltransferase: MNLTIIQLGIMHLNDCVDLDQKALNGLWSKSQWEKELTDPKRICLGIIELETKKLLGLSAAWLVIDELQITFIAVHPLYQRKGLGKFLLSDLIKRSKLLKTNYIHLEVKDNNESAKAFYKIMGFKTVGFRSNFYKDGSDALILNKEINNKS, translated from the coding sequence ATGAATCTCACGATAATTCAACTTGGGATAATGCATTTAAATGATTGCGTGGATCTAGACCAAAAAGCATTAAATGGTCTTTGGTCAAAATCTCAATGGGAAAAAGAACTCACTGACCCTAAAAGAATTTGTCTTGGAATAATAGAGTTGGAAACCAAAAAACTTTTAGGACTAAGTGCCGCTTGGTTAGTAATAGACGAATTACAAATAACTTTTATAGCTGTTCATCCTTTGTATCAAAGGAAAGGACTAGGAAAATTTCTCTTGTCAGACTTAATCAAACGTTCAAAATTACTTAAAACAAATTACATTCATTTAGAAGTTAAAGACAATAACGAGTCAGCTAAAGCTTTTTACAAAATCATGGGCTTCAAAACAGTAGGATTCAGATCTAATTTTTATAAAGATGGAAGTGATGCTCTTATTCTCAATAAAGAAATTAACAACAAATCATAA
- the bioB gene encoding biotin synthase BioB: MTLINPNIQESNKFTFKNESYLDFNSIKGGDIRHDWSLEEIKEILELPLMDLLWRAQIVHRSYNPGYKVQLASLLSVKTGGCSEDCAYCPQSVHNETTVQPNPVLQVESVLERARAAKDAGADRFCMGWAWREIKDGNAFDSMLEMVRGVRELGLEACVTAGMITDSQASRLAEAGLTAYNHNLDTSPEHYSNIISTRTYQDRLETLRRVRMAGITVCCGGIIGMGESVSDRASLLKVLANLDPHPESVPINALVAVEGTPMEDLSSIDPLEMVRMVATARIIMPRSRIRLSAGRQQLGREAQILCLQSGADSIFYGDTLLTTSNPEVEADRKLLADAGIAANFSQE, encoded by the coding sequence ATGACTCTGATTAATCCTAATATTCAGGAATCTAATAAATTCACTTTCAAAAATGAATCATATCTAGATTTTAATTCCATTAAAGGGGGTGATATTAGACATGATTGGTCTTTAGAGGAAATCAAAGAGATACTTGAGTTGCCATTAATGGATTTGTTGTGGAGAGCTCAAATAGTTCATAGGTCTTATAATCCAGGTTATAAAGTTCAACTTGCTTCCCTTCTTAGTGTTAAGACGGGTGGATGTTCAGAAGACTGTGCATACTGTCCCCAGTCCGTACACAACGAAACAACGGTTCAGCCAAATCCTGTACTCCAAGTTGAGTCAGTTCTTGAGAGAGCAAGAGCGGCTAAAGATGCAGGAGCAGATAGATTTTGTATGGGTTGGGCTTGGCGTGAGATCAAAGATGGAAACGCATTCGATTCAATGCTTGAGATGGTCAGAGGTGTTAGAGAACTTGGCCTTGAGGCATGTGTTACGGCTGGAATGATTACTGATTCTCAAGCCTCTAGATTGGCAGAAGCAGGTTTAACAGCCTATAACCACAATTTAGATACTAGTCCTGAACATTATTCCAATATTATTTCAACAAGAACATATCAAGATCGACTTGAAACATTGAGAAGAGTACGTATGGCTGGAATTACAGTGTGCTGTGGTGGCATTATTGGCATGGGCGAATCTGTTTCCGATAGAGCATCTTTACTCAAAGTTTTAGCAAATTTAGATCCACATCCTGAGAGTGTACCTATTAATGCGTTGGTTGCAGTGGAGGGGACACCCATGGAGGATTTGTCTTCTATTGACCCATTAGAGATGGTTCGTATGGTCGCAACAGCAAGGATCATTATGCCTAGAAGTCGAATAAGACTTAGCGCAGGAAGACAACAATTAGGTAGGGAAGCTCAGATACTATGTCTACAATCTGGCGCTGATTCTATATTTTACGGAGATACACTTTTGACAACAAGTAATCCGGAGGTGGAGGCAGACCGTAAACTTTTAGCGGATGCTGGAATTGCTGCCAATTTCTCACAAGAATAA
- the lysA gene encoding diaminopimelate decarboxylase, with the protein MHGSKAFEPNVDIDSPNRNIAPVSSEINENKKLVVGGCQLSELAKTYGTPLYVLDELSLRTSCKTYISSLKKHYPGESLPLYASKANSSLAICAVIASEGFGLDAVSEGELLTAFKGGVKGENIVFHGNNKSHDELNFAYKNNVTIVLDNHHDIELLKNIASNKKPAKLMLRFTPGIECHTHEYIRTGHLDSKFGFDPDDLQSVLEELKTYNWANVTGLHAHIGSQIFEVQPHIDLAGVMADALKLAQEIGHPITDLNLGGGLGIKYAQEDNPPSIEKWVEVISNAVVQACKERNLDLPRLMCEPGRSLVANSGLTIYKIGAKKVVPGVRTYLSVDGGMSDNPRPITYQSLYSACLVDKPLNTNFEKVTIAGKHCESGDVLLKDFLLPSCESGDFLAVFGTGAYNYSMSSNYNRIPRPATIMVWKGSAVMTQRRELPEDLLQLDVLPDRFIAKY; encoded by the coding sequence ATGCACGGATCAAAGGCTTTTGAACCCAATGTGGATATAGATAGTCCAAATCGAAATATAGCTCCTGTTTCTTCAGAAATTAATGAGAATAAAAAATTAGTTGTTGGGGGATGTCAACTTAGTGAACTCGCAAAAACATATGGAACGCCTCTTTATGTTCTTGATGAGTTATCACTTAGGACTTCATGCAAAACTTATATTTCTTCTTTAAAAAAACATTATCCAGGAGAATCACTGCCTCTATATGCATCAAAAGCAAATAGCTCATTAGCTATTTGTGCAGTTATTGCTTCTGAGGGTTTTGGTCTTGATGCAGTATCAGAAGGTGAATTACTTACTGCCTTCAAGGGTGGTGTGAAAGGGGAAAATATTGTTTTTCATGGAAATAATAAATCACATGATGAATTGAATTTTGCCTATAAAAATAACGTGACGATTGTTTTAGATAATCATCACGATATTGAGCTGCTAAAAAATATTGCCTCTAATAAGAAGCCAGCAAAGTTAATGTTGAGGTTTACTCCTGGCATAGAATGCCATACTCATGAATACATAAGGACTGGACATTTAGATAGCAAGTTTGGTTTTGATCCCGATGATCTTCAGTCAGTTTTAGAAGAATTAAAAACATATAACTGGGCAAATGTGACTGGTTTACATGCACATATAGGATCTCAAATTTTTGAGGTTCAACCACATATCGATCTTGCTGGTGTTATGGCTGATGCTTTAAAGCTTGCTCAGGAAATTGGTCATCCAATAACTGATCTGAATTTAGGAGGCGGTCTAGGGATTAAATATGCTCAAGAAGATAATCCTCCCTCTATTGAAAAATGGGTTGAAGTTATTTCTAATGCTGTTGTTCAGGCTTGTAAGGAAAGAAATTTAGATTTGCCAAGATTGATGTGTGAACCTGGCAGATCTCTTGTCGCTAATTCGGGACTCACTATTTACAAAATTGGAGCTAAAAAAGTTGTTCCTGGTGTTAGAACTTATTTATCTGTTGATGGCGGGATGAGCGATAATCCTCGTCCCATAACTTATCAGTCTCTTTATAGTGCGTGTTTAGTAGATAAACCATTAAATACTAATTTTGAAAAAGTTACCATCGCCGGTAAACATTGTGAGTCTGGAGATGTTTTATTGAAAGATTTTCTTCTGCCTTCTTGTGAAAGTGGAGATTTTCTTGCCGTGTTTGGAACAGGCGCATACAACTATTCAATGAGTTCCAACTACAACAGAATACCTAGGCCTGCAACAATTATGGTTTGGAAAGGTTCGGCCGTGATGACTCAAAGGCGAGAACTTCCTGAAGATCTATTGCAATTAGATGTATTACCTGATCGCTTTATTGCCAAATATTAG